In Cotesia glomerata isolate CgM1 linkage group LG3, MPM_Cglom_v2.3, whole genome shotgun sequence, one genomic interval encodes:
- the LOC123261730 gene encoding uncharacterized protein LOC123261730 isoform X1: MSSRKCKYDADAFCFICGQFIKVRDVKYELKTSPVRNQDKPWAPHVACSYCKRCLEGWYRGEKRSMKFAIPRIWREPKDHITDCYFCMVNPSKRRRGKNAKPIEYPDLESSSAPIAHDLTRPVPEPPKKLSQKSSSSFSSYKSNSDKEFLPTPEQPKHYLITSEDFNDLIRDLNLPKNKAELLGSRLKQWNLLDDVKITDQRTRHEMFATFFTKEDGLCFCNDIKGNNKAENYEKLVEDMLTNFKAMGCRMSLKVHMLHAHLDKFKNNMGAYSEEQGERFHQDIMNFEQRYQGQYNENMMGDYIWGLLRESSYEHKRKSKSVHF, from the exons ATGTCGTCACGAAAGTGCAAATACGATGCTGATGCATTTTGTTTTATATGTggtcaatttattaaagttcgAGACGTGAAATATGAACTAAAGACATC TCCTGTACGGAATCAAGATAAGCCATGGGCTCCACATGTTGCTTGTAGTTATTGTAAAAGGTGTTTGGAAG gttGGTATCGAGGTGAGAAAAGGTCTATGAAATTTGCAATACCAAGGATTTGGCGAGAACCAAAAGACCATATTACTGACTGCTACTTTTGTATGGTGAATCCGAGTAAAAGACGTAGAGGTAAAAATGCAAAACCTATTGAATATCCTGACCTCGAATCTTCTTCTGCTCCAATTGCTCACGACCTGACACGACCAGTACCTGAgccaccaaaaaaattatcgcaGAAAAGTAGCTCATCTTTTAGTTcttataaaagtaattccgATAAGGAGTTTTTGCCTACACCTGAACAACCAAAACACTATCTCATTACTTCAGAAGATTTTAACGATCTAATTAGAGATTTAAATTTGCCAAAAAATAAAGCAGAGCTTCTAGGCTCTCGGTTAAAACAGTGGAATTTGCTTGATGATGTTAAGATCACGGATCAGCGGACTAGGCATGAAATGTTTGCAACATTTTTCACGAAGGAAGATGGACTTTGTTTTTGTAATGACATTAAAG gaaataataaagctgAAAACTACGAAAAGTTGGTTGAGGATATGCTTACAAATTTTAAGGCCATGGGCTGCAGGATGTCATTAAAAGTACATATGCTGCATGCTcatttggataaatttaaaaacaatatggGAGCCTATTCCGAAGAGCAAGGAGAACGTTTCCATCAGGACATCATGAATTTTGAACAACGCTATCAAGGCCAATACAATGAAAACATGATGGGCGACTATATTTGGGGTTTATTGAGAGAAAGTAGCTATGAAcataaaagaaaaagtaaaagtGTGCACTTTTAA
- the LOC123261730 gene encoding uncharacterized protein LOC123261730 isoform X2 — protein sequence MSSRKCKYDADAFCFICGQFIKVRDVKYELKTSPVRNQDKPWAPHVACSYCKRCLEGWYRGEKRSMKFAIPRIWREPKDHITDCYFCMVNPSKRRRAHDLTRPVPEPPKKLSQKSSSSFSSYKSNSDKEFLPTPEQPKHYLITSEDFNDLIRDLNLPKNKAELLGSRLKQWNLLDDVKITDQRTRHEMFATFFTKEDGLCFCNDIKGNNKAENYEKLVEDMLTNFKAMGCRMSLKVHMLHAHLDKFKNNMGAYSEEQGERFHQDIMNFEQRYQGQYNENMMGDYIWGLLRESSYEHKRKSKSVHF from the exons ATGTCGTCACGAAAGTGCAAATACGATGCTGATGCATTTTGTTTTATATGTggtcaatttattaaagttcgAGACGTGAAATATGAACTAAAGACATC TCCTGTACGGAATCAAGATAAGCCATGGGCTCCACATGTTGCTTGTAGTTATTGTAAAAGGTGTTTGGAAG gttGGTATCGAGGTGAGAAAAGGTCTATGAAATTTGCAATACCAAGGATTTGGCGAGAACCAAAAGACCATATTACTGACTGCTACTTTTGTATGGTGAATCCGAGTAAAAGACGTAGAG CTCACGACCTGACACGACCAGTACCTGAgccaccaaaaaaattatcgcaGAAAAGTAGCTCATCTTTTAGTTcttataaaagtaattccgATAAGGAGTTTTTGCCTACACCTGAACAACCAAAACACTATCTCATTACTTCAGAAGATTTTAACGATCTAATTAGAGATTTAAATTTGCCAAAAAATAAAGCAGAGCTTCTAGGCTCTCGGTTAAAACAGTGGAATTTGCTTGATGATGTTAAGATCACGGATCAGCGGACTAGGCATGAAATGTTTGCAACATTTTTCACGAAGGAAGATGGACTTTGTTTTTGTAATGACATTAAAG gaaataataaagctgAAAACTACGAAAAGTTGGTTGAGGATATGCTTACAAATTTTAAGGCCATGGGCTGCAGGATGTCATTAAAAGTACATATGCTGCATGCTcatttggataaatttaaaaacaatatggGAGCCTATTCCGAAGAGCAAGGAGAACGTTTCCATCAGGACATCATGAATTTTGAACAACGCTATCAAGGCCAATACAATGAAAACATGATGGGCGACTATATTTGGGGTTTATTGAGAGAAAGTAGCTATGAAcataaaagaaaaagtaaaagtGTGCACTTTTAA